The following are encoded in a window of Diorhabda sublineata isolate icDioSubl1.1 chromosome 5, icDioSubl1.1, whole genome shotgun sequence genomic DNA:
- the LOC130443686 gene encoding heparan sulfate glucosamine 3-O-sulfotransferase 1: MPRMSPTKIETRRGCVRPPHFDILWLPKAAMKSMEGDSSDCVLVVGVSRPKMALAILTIMLISLFFTFHLIYDSALNSLQTRNVEHSRPPVLLLSKRLYPAAARRLPQAIIMGVRKCGTRALLEMLYLHPMIQKAAGEIHFFDRDENYFKGLEWYRMQMPHSYAGQITIEKSPSYFVTPEVPERIRAMNSSIKLLLIVREPVTRAISDYTQLRANAATASPALPTPNPKTFEQLALFPNGSINESYRPLAISIYHNYMHRWLEAFSRDQLLIVNGDLLIEDPVSQIQKIERFLGIEARIGTHNFYFNETKGFFCLRNETSDRCLRETKGRKHPRVDPEVISKLRKYFGEHNQKFYELVGEDLGWPEE; the protein is encoded by the exons ATGCCTAGAATGAGCCCTACGAAAATAGAGACAAGAAGAGGATGCGTCCGACCGCCACATTTCGATATACT ATGGCTTCCAAAAGCAGCTATGAAATCGATGGAAGGCGATTCTTCAGATTGTGTCTTAGTAGTCGGTGTTTCCCGACCAAAAATGGCCCTAGCAATACTAACAATTATGCTGATCTCGCTCTTCTTTACATTTCATTTGATCTACGACAGTGCCCTTAACAGTCTACAAACAAGAAACGTGGAACATTCAAGGCCTCcagttcttcttctttccaaAAGACTGTACCCTGCTGCTGCCAGAAGACTACCACAG GCTATAATCATGGGAGTAAGAAAATGTGGTACAAGGGCATTACTTGAAATGCTCTATCTACATCCAATGATTCAGAAAGCAGCTGGAGAAATACATTTCTTCGATAGGGACGAAAACTACTTCAAAGGTTTAGAATGGTACAGGATGCAAATGCCACATTCTTACGCGGGACAGATAACGATCGAAAAAAGTCCTAGCTATTTCGTTACGCCAGAA gtCCCCGAACGTATCCGAGCCATGAACTCCAGCATCAAACTACTTCTTATTGTCCGCGAACCAGTTACTCGTGCCATATCGGATTATACTCAGTTACGTGCTAACGCAGCTACAGCTTCGCCCGCTCTACCTACACCGAATCCAAAAACGTTTGAACAATTGGCGCTCTTTCCCAACGGATCTATAAATGAATCATACAGACCTCTTGCTATATCTATATACCATAACTACATGCACAGATGGCTGGAAGCTTTTTCTAGGGATCAGTTGCTCATTGTCAATGGAGATCTACTTATAGAGGATCCTGTTAGTCAAATTCAGAAGATTGAACGCTTCCTTGGTATAGAAGCCAGAATAGGGAcccataatttttattttaatgaaaccAAAGGGTTTTTCTGTCTCAGGAATGAAACTTCTGATAG ATGCCTGCGAGAAACAAAAGGAAGAAAACACCCAAGAGTAGATCCTGAAGTTATATCGAaacttagaaaatattttggggaacataaccaaaaattttatgagCTTGTCGGAGAAGACCTCGGATGGCCAGAGGAATAA